The Aeoliella mucimassa genome includes the window CATTGCTCCATCGGCACGCGATTGAAGGCGCGAATCAGGTGATCCCTGGCTTCTTCGCCGCCTACCAAGCCAAGAGCCGGCGCCGCAGAAATGGGGTTGTCAGCAAGGAACTTCGCGATGAGGTCGACGTGCTCACGGCGGCCGCTCTTACCAAGAAGGATCAAGCAACAATGGCGTGTGTTGGGTTTGAAGTGCGGCGGCTGATTTGATAATTCGGTAAGAATCGCTGCTAGATAGTCCACGACGGTGCGATGGTCCAGAAACTGCTCGATTCCCTTTACCGCCAAGACGTCTTCTGGTGCTGAGCTCATCAGCGGAATTACCCCGCGTACGGATTGCGAGCCAATTTGTTTTAGCCGCTGGAGGAACTCCTCTTCGGTGAGACCGCCTGCGATAACTTGCTCCGACCATTCATTGATTCGCCTCTGGTCGAGATGACTAAGAGACGCCAACTCCGACGAAATCTCGCTGAGCGCGTCTTTGGGCGGAGCGGCGGCAAGTACTACGACTGCCGCCAGTCCCACGGTGAGTAGCAACGCTAACACTAAACGCGAGAGTCCGATGCTTGGCCCCGGCAACGGCATGCCTAGCACACGCAGCACACGGCTATGTAATCGGCTTGGTCGTCCGCCGCTAGCGGCCAAGGTGGCGGCGCTCGCAACGCCCAGCCCAGCGGATTGCAGTCGGAGTTCCGACACCCGCACTAGCGATTCGGCGTAGTCGCACGGCTCGCTTCCCCAGCGGATCGCCAAGTCGTCGCAGCAGTGTTCGCGTTCGACGCTGATCTTATGGCTCAACCACCACACAGCGGGATGGAAAAACAGCAGCGTTTCGACCACTCGCTGCAGCAGGTTGACGAGATGGTCGTAGCGGCGAATATGGGCCAATTCGTGCAGCAGCAGCGATTCGACCTGCTCCGTGGTCAAGTTGCTAAAAATTGCAGCGGGCAAGAGGATCGCTGGCTTAACCACACCGACGACGAGCGGGGTGGTGACACGAGCCGAATAGGCGATCAACGGGACTGTTCTTAGTCGGAGTCGCTCTTTAAGTCGGCCGACCAACTCTCGCAAGATATCGTCGCGGATCGGCTGGGCTGTTGCGCGGATTCGATGGCTACCGTAGAGCCCGAATAGCAAACGCAAAACCATGGCCGCAAGGCCTGCAATGTATAGAGAGACAAGCCACGCCGACACCCTCTCCCAGGGCGCTGTCTGATCGAGTATCGGCTGCGAAGATATGGCTACCGGCAACATCGACTCCTCTGTGGGCGATCCCACCACGATGGGGTTGTGAGATGCCTCGGCGGTGGTAGTGTTTCGCAGATACTCGGCTTCCACTAGGGGAGGGTTTGAACGAGCCAGCCCTACTTGGGTTCCTTGCCCAACTCCAGACGTTTCATTTCGATTGCTCGGTTCAAGTAGCCATAGATTGAGTGGCAGACAAGCGGCGATTAGAAGCATCGCCCCGCAATGCATCCAGTAGCGGGACTGCTCCGACCGATTCCGCAAGACTGCTGTGGCCAAAACGGCCAGCCCGGCGACCAGCGTGCCCTGCCAAAGCGTATGGGCAAGCGATTCGACTAACCAGGCGGACGTGTTCGGGTCGAGTAACGTTGGGACTCTCATTTCTCACCTTCCCGTCGTTTGCGATTAATGAGCCGCCGTAAAGCGCGATGCTCATCCTCATCGACGTGCTCGGACTCTAATAAGTTCAACAGCAGCGCCTCGGCAGAGCCGTCAAAAACCCGGTCAAGCAGGTCACCAAGCATCCCCTGCGAAACCTCGTCCTGCAAAACGGCCGGCGAGAAGAGGTGCGCGCGGCCCTTTTGGCGGCGATTCACGAGCCCTTTGTCGACCATCACATTCAAAGTCGTAATAACCGAGGTCCGGGCAATGTCGCGATCCCTTTCCTCTGCAAGCGAATCACGCACATCCATTGCGGGGCATTCGCCATCGCGCCACAGGATCTTGAGCACCTGCAGCTCTAATTCAGTTGGATATCGGGAAGCGGGGCGGGCCATCACATTGACTCCTTACCAGATTACATGTCGATTTAACTAGACAATACTGTCTATTGAACTCGACGTCAATGCCTGCCCGAAAAATATGTAGAGGTAACAAGAAAGCCGACGATTGCCAGAGTCAGCAGTTCCAGCCGTTGCGTTCTGGTCTACCAAATCTAGCCAAAGCCAGCAGGTCGTTCCCTACCACGATCGATGCGAGAAAAGTCGTACCCGTGATTCATGACGTACCTGTGGCTAGTGGTGGTAGCCAGCCGCCAAAGACTTAGCATGAATC containing:
- a CDS encoding BlaI/MecI/CopY family transcriptional regulator, with amino-acid sequence MARPASRYPTELELQVLKILWRDGECPAMDVRDSLAEERDRDIARTSVITTLNVMVDKGLVNRRQKGRAHLFSPAVLQDEVSQGMLGDLLDRVFDGSAEALLLNLLESEHVDEDEHRALRRLINRKRREGEK